One region of Drosophila teissieri strain GT53w chromosome 2L, Prin_Dtei_1.1, whole genome shotgun sequence genomic DNA includes:
- the LOC122626792 gene encoding conserved oligomeric Golgi complex subunit 6 translates to MSSTQEKPEELDRIQKRVNKILEARLESDKDTLDALSGLSTFFTENTLQNRRNLRSQIEHRSVGINENFLKAFRQVKLSLDAVCEDLDTMATSVETMKSDLETSKALTKDLIKQTNTMQRERDRLEVHKQIAQAFLARFQLSGAEHQLLYGAAKDAPIVADFFRVLDRVQSIHADCRLLMQCGYQTAAIDIMEEMTLHQEGALERLYRWTQNHCRSLENNEIGPLIVEAMSRLQDRPVLFKYVIDEYAIARRAVLVRQFIEALTEGGPGGNPKPIELHAHDPKRYIGDMFAWLHQSIPTEKENLSLLFKKCDKQDISDQLQNALGYIADGVCHPLKVRVETILQAEKDTIVLFTISNLLRFYQQIMRQVVQGGSLEECLVELQKSSEQIYLGALAAQVRSVLQRPSGGSGLALEPPQRDLVPPPSVARLLNMLKEILSVATMVDGRQADITKIVSCVIDPLLQSVQESAAHLPTVDMGVYLLNCLHHMQSSLAVYEYMDERVERLQAQSDAQLDTLTSEQASSLVANLNLGPIYAILQSNQSKIETNLLKIFMSKMDAFLELPDVLLLPQVQLIMSSSHRAAVQKRSFNVIVAIYKQIYERVHDPANGFEQPEQLLHRTPGQVAHILTST, encoded by the exons ATGAGCTCGACGCAGGAAAAACCGGAGGAGCTGGACAGGATCCAGAAGAGGGTCAACAAGATCCTGGAGGCGCGCCTGGAGTCGGACAAG GACACATTGGACGCTCTGAGTGGTCTATCCACTTTCTTCACGGAGAATACCCTTCAGAACCGCAGGAATCTTCGTAGCCAGATCGAACACCGCTCCGTGGGCATTAACGAAAACTTCCTGAAGGCTTTCCGCCAAGTGAAGCTCTCCTTGGATGCTGTGTGCGAAGATCTGGACACGATGGCCACGTCAGTGGAGACCATGAAATCGGATCTGGAGACCTCAAAGGCCCTCACCAAGGATCTCATCAAGCAGACCAACACCATGCAGCGGGAAAGGGACCGCTTGGAGGTCCATAAGCAAATTGCCCAAGCTTTTCTAGCCCGATTTCAGCTAAGCGGAGCCGAGCACCAGTTGCTCTATGGCGCTGCCAAGGATGCTCCCATTGTGGCGGACTTCTTTCGCGTCCTGGACAGAGTACAAAGCATCCACGCTGACTGCCGGCTGCTGATGCAGTGTGGCTACCAAACTGCTGCCATCGACATCATGGAGGAGATGACTTTACACCAGGAGGGCGCTCTGGAGAGGCTCTACCGATGGACCCAGAACCACTGTCGCAGTTTGGAAAACAACGAAATAGGTCCGCTGATTGTGGAAGCCATGAGCCGGCTGCAGGACCGGCCTGTGCTATTCAA ATACGTTATTGATGAATACGCCATTGCGAGGAGAGCAGTTTTGGTGCGTCAGTTTATTGAAGCCTTGACGGAAGGGGGTCCTGGAGGAAACCCCAAGCCCATTGAGCTGCATGCCCATGATCCGAAAAGATATATTGGCGATATGTTTGCGTGGCTGCATCAGAGCATTCCCACCGAAAAGGAGAACCTATCGTTGCTGTTTAAGAAGTGCGATAAGCAGG ATATTTCCGACCAGCTGCAGAACGCCTTGGGTTACATAGCCGATGGAGTATGTCATCCTCTGAAGGTCCGAGTGGAGACCATACTGCAGGCGGAGAAGGACACAATAGTGTTGTTTACCATTTCAAACCTGTTGCGCTTCTACCAGCAAATAATGCGCCAGGTGGTGCAGGGCGGCAGCCTGGAGGAGTGCCTGGTGGAGCTTCAGAAGAGCAGTGAGCAGATCTACCTAGGCGCCTTGGCTGCCCAGGTGAGAAGTGTTTTGCAGCGACCTTCTGGAGGATCGGGCCTGGCCTTAGAACCCCCGCAAAGGGATCTTGTACCGCCGCCAAGCGTTGCTCGCTTGCTGAATATGCTCAAAGAGATTCTTTCGGTGGCCACCATGGTCGATGGTCGACAGGCAGACATAACTAAGATCGTAAGTTGCGTGATAGATCCGTTGCTGCAGTCCGTGCAAGAAAGTGCAGCCCATCTGCCCACTGTGGACATGGGTGTGTACCTTTTAAACTGTCTGCATCACATGCAAAGCTCGCTGGCTGTTTACGAATATATGGATGAGCGCGTAGAGCGGCTGCAGGCGCAGTCGGATGCCCAGTTGGACACACTAACCTCCGAGCAGGCCTCATCTCTGGTGGCGAACCTCAATCTGGGTCCCATTTACGCTATTCTACAGAGCAATCAATCCAAAATTGAAACCAACCTGCTGAAAATCTTCATGTCCAAGATGGACGCCTTTCTGGAACTACCCGACGTATTGCTCCTGCCGCAAGTTCAGCTTATCATGTCTAGCAGTCATCGGGCCGCGGTTCAGAAGCGGTCTTTCAACGTTATTGTGGCCATCTACAAGCAGATTTATGAGCGAGTCCATGATCCGGCCAACGGCTTCGAGCAGCCGGAGCAGCTACTGCACAGGACGCCCGGTCAGGTGGCACACATCCTGACCTCCACTTAG
- the LOC122626794 gene encoding uncharacterized protein LOC122626794: MAREESRGKRPLKIWDSWRNVRKGVVVGTFEELLVRGKDKLGVPASEPVRVVLECDGTQIEDGEYFRTLANNTVLLLLRQGERWYPTGVDVIKAAISAIPKIVCETIHALELHDETPSWKIMDNKGRVTVVLHWDQRQGGGSGGGGGGGAGGGVGSMCSGLGSSNGLLSSDKYSPSKKGLSAQSSLDNKSVSSQSSQPRYASPQITVISDDGPASIYHPGGVVLPPGVVIPGGSRRLSKQGSSFDSTVGVGVGVGAVHVHTPECAHHAHTPSRAGSPSTTECDFHCCALHEEGRKIAVHKSVATSPIQDGSSSPQPQSAPSVMDPMLGGSGGGGSGSMQRRSSGAKGHVRFLDIAPERDSSESETENTVMEDDKTTTEKFLLLIDQLSVDQKRHLSIKDIGIILERLNSKILDVERLDRESESDDCYNWTIKATIRGDALRELGVIYNGNYYAISEHPGYKEELEENGEEVEEEEEEDEEDRI, from the exons ATGGCCAGAGAG GAGTCTCGCGGCAAGAGACCACTGAAAATCTGGGACAGCTGGCGAAATGTGCGCAAGGGCGTCGTAGTTGGGACCTTCGAGGAGCTCTTGGTCCGCGGCAAGGATAAGCTGGGGGTTCCTGCTTCAGAACCGGTGCGCGTTGTTCTGGAGTGTGATGGAACCCAAATCGAGGACGGCGAATACTTTCGCACCCTGGCCAACAATacggtgctgctgctgttaagACAGGGCGAGCGCTGGTATCCCACTGGCGTCGATGTCATAAAGGCTG CCATATCAGCTATACCGAAAATCGTCTGTGAGACGATTCATGCGCTGGAGTTGCACGATGAGACACCGTCGTGGAAGATCATGGATAACAAAGGGCGTGTCACGGTCGTTCTGCACTGGGATCAGCGGCAGGGTGGAGGAagcggcggtggaggaggcggtggcgccGGCGGCGGAGTGGGAAGCATGTGCTCCGGCCTGGGCAGCAGCAATGGGCTGCTGTCGTCCGACAAGTACTCGCCCTCAAAGAAGGGTCTCTCCGCACAGAGTTCGCTTGATAACAAGTCGGTGTCGTCGCAGTCCTCCCAGCCGCGCTATGCCAGCCCTCAAATAACGGTGATCAGTGACGACGGACCGGCGAGCATTTACCATCCCGGTGGCGTTGTTCTGCCGCCAGGAGTTGTGATACCAGGCGGCAGCAGGCGACTCTCCAAGCAGGGAAGCTCCTTCGACAGCAccgtgggtgtgggtgtgggcgtgggagcgGTGCACGTGCACACACCGGAATGCGCCCACCACGCTCACACGCCAAGCAGGGCGGGCAGTCCAAGCACTACCGAGTGCGACTTTCACTGCTGTGCGCTGCACGAGGAGGGGCGCAAGATCGCTGTGCACAAGAGCGTGGCCACGTCGCCCATCCAGGACGGAAGCAGCAGTCCCCAGCCGCAGTCGGCACCATCGGTTATGGATCCTATGCTGGGCGgcagcggtggcggtggaAGCGGTAGTATGCAACGGCGCTCGTCGGGCGCCAAGGGCCACGTGCGATTCCTGGACATCGCCCCCGAGCGGGATAGCTCCGAAAGCGAAACGGAGAACACGGTGATGGAGGACGACAAGACGACGACGGAGAAGTTTCTGCTGCTGATCGACCAGTTGTCGGTGGACCAGAAGCGTCACCTCAGTATCAAAGACATCGGCATCATACTGGAACGCCTCAACTCCAAGATCCTTGACGTGGAGCGATTGGATCGCGAGTCCGAGTCGGACGACTGCTACAACTGGACGATAAAGGCGACAATACGCGGCGATGCGCTGCGCGAACTGGGCGTCATTTACAATGGCAACTACTATGCCATCTCTGAGCATCCTGGCTACAAGGAGGAGCTAGAGGAGAACGGCGAGGAggtcgaggaggaggaggaagaggatgaggaggacAGAATTTAG
- the LOC122626793 gene encoding uncharacterized protein LOC122626793 yields MRPRFVCHQQHSVAQSHFQPHVQPHSHFHRHRHPNPPHHHHIYGATDVSYRRYRTASMVVAEGVMDFGSGSGTGTGLGHFNDTPLSALGIETRTQLSRMLNRKKVLRSEEGYQRDWRGISELAKQKSFVDENANNPMDLVLISWTQRNPQTAKVGHLEHFLGIIDRWDVCDDIQENLAKDTQRFIMKQEQRQTALVEACPPPPCDNFSSSNSNNIRVGQSVEILSDEDQRCVQMGQPLPRYNACVLYAEADIDYATEIMNNLESERYNLRLFLRHRDMLMGVPFEHVQLSHFMATRCNFLIVLLTEEFFRSPENTYLVNFTQKIQIENHTRKIIPILYKRNLHIPPTLGIYQPMGYDVESKLFNFWDKLASSLYDVKACSIYSPRQVQTPSPEESTPRVTTPSIRIQINDKDVTDMPIYNSCKVPEAETTVVSISGDTSSPLPEHKPKKMTTFRKIMHITGKTARSDGASAKTLRHAHSVSTINVMERERTISASSSNISTTSESKKSFKWRPNILKKVLFSRSSTKLQTPC; encoded by the exons ATGCGCCCTCGATTTGTATGCCATCAGCAGCACTCGGTGGCCCAATCCCACTTCCAGCCCCACGTCCAgccccactcccacttccatCGCCACCGCCATCCCAATCCACCCCATCACCATCACATTTACGGCGCCACTGACGTCAGTTATCGGCGTTATCGCACCGCTAGCATGGTGGTGGCCGAGGGAGTTATGGACTTCGGGTCGGGGTCGGGCACGGGAACGGGCTTGGGGCACTTCAACGACACCCCATTATCCGCACTGGGCATCGAGACCCGCACCCAACTGTCCCGCATGCTGAACCGCAAGAAGGTGCTGCGATCCGAGGAGGGCTACCAGCGGGACTGGCGCGGCATCTCGGAGCTGGCCAAGCAGAAGAGCTTCGTCGACGAGAACGCCAACAATCCAATGGATCTGGTGCTGATCAGCTGGACCCAGCGGAACCCCCAGACCGCCAAGGTGGGCCATCTAGAACACTTTCTGGGCATCATCGATCGGTGGGACGTCTGCGACGACATCCAGGAGAATTTGG CCAAGGACACTCAGCGCTTCATCATGAAACAGGAGCAGCGGCAGACCGCTCTGGTGGAGGCGTGTCCGCCGCCTCCCTGCGAcaacttcagcagcagcaacagcaacaacatcagggTGGGTCAAAGTGTGGAGATCCTCAGCGACGAAGACCAGAGATGTGTGCAGATGGGCCAACCGCTGCCCAGATACAACGCCTGTGTTTTGTACGCTGAGGCAGACATTGATTATGCCACCGAGATTATGAATAATCTAGAGTCTGAGCGGTACAATCTCAGG CTTTTCCTGCGCCATCGCGACATGCTAATGGGCGTTCCGTTCGAGCATGTCCAACTGTCCCACTTCATGGCTACCCGCTGCAATTTTTTGATTGTCTTGCTCACAGAGGAATTTTTTCGAAGCCCGGAGAACACGTACCTCGTGAACTTCACCCAAAAGATACAAATCG AGAATCACACTCGCAAGATCATACCGATTCTGTACAAGAGGAACTTGCATATACCCCCGACCCTGGGCATTTACCAACCCATGGGTTACGACGTGGAATCCAAGTTGTTCAACTTCTGGGACAAGTTGGCGAGTTCGCTATACGATGTGAAAGCCTGTTCGATCTACTCCCCGCGCCAGGTGCAAAC ACCCTCGCCGGAGGAATCGACTCCCCGGGTGACCACTCCCAGCATTCGGATACAGATCAACGACAAGGATGTCACTGATATGCCAATCTACAACAGCTGCAAAGTGCCGGAAGCGGAAACCACAGTTGTTTCGATTTCCGGTGATACCAGCTCACCCCTGCCGGAGCACAAACCGAAGAAAATGACTACCTTCCGCAAAATCATGCACATCACCGGAAAGACGGCGCGGAGTGATGGGGCCAGCGCCAAAACCCTACGTCATGCTCACTCCGTCAGCACCATAAACGTCATGGAGCGCGAAAGGACCATCAGTGCCAGCAGCTCCAATATCTCTACCACGTCAGAGAGCAAGAAAAGTTTTAAGTGGCGTCCGAACATCTTGAAGAAGGTTCTGTTCTCCCGATCCAGCACCAAGCTACAGACGCCGTGCTGA
- the LOC122614325 gene encoding uncharacterized protein LOC122614325 has translation MERGTSGGQQQHQQQQSSHHHHQQQQQSSHHQQQHAHHQQQRHHQHVVAVHSFDPYLTVGGADEEHTSGTSSFDNPATKKKPPKLRPIHRSLSMAIDNYAPSSGDLDMDLDMEMGMEMGMDMDLDMEMDLEGEGIIISEKPLIHRSASPLPHPRSGALPPQTLAIPAQQQQQHIISHPSQRGGGGGTGSGAVSPALSARQQHHHLLQQQQQQHHQQQHQQQQQHQLHLHTFQQLAAQAAAARHQTTHQQHSLSHRQHPQQHTHPHQQLQHPHPHQHAHSKSSPTSHAVSPVLGQQHRQQPDIYLVSSSSSLGDGVGVGSLGVGVGMGMGRSLGGSTSPIQFIDVDDMPNPTVAPHQRPMHPLKKNLFRRSDTIDVHPSTNFQMKKTHSFHAQQDPAALDQIQLAVAAGSATSSRRTSSVRGNFLMPGPPAGAKEISRSPSPSRRGCRSHRSFNDPGRRPSVKPDSVVESQIRHPSLNDDLMEPMNGRNLFAAPTNLSLENELFVDTRSRSNSHTKMEELGLAEITAAAVAVQRLRKSSGAGSFEDAAAGHSATHPPSAANSIKQKRDSHHPHTRQVSTHSLELDGRPSTSAAAAAAAAAAGGHGLQLHSAAAAASAAYHFKRGAQHGRSLYLSPSNLEELAVHRPGVLAAAAAFQGTNASASVKQAKALHSASVRLRSYRETLSASKKSKSFIGDASAGSGPQAGDDFELSSPHRRNSRPLSTVVPGSSIEEIKRSPRPISASAAAAAFLEEKRPSFERKSSLTYDHELSDAAFAAQVLRPFHHKLAAGRKGSVTGGSHKLKKKSLSDDTDEDEAADRKRKRIVCIVLSTVLLCLVCASVFVLTITLTSSSGQGGKKAHSFSRDTPVHWTGMRPS, from the coding sequence ATGGAGCGCGGCACCAGCggtggtcagcagcagcaccagcagcagcagtcatcgcaccaccaccaccagcagcaacagcagtcgtcgcaccaccagcagcagcacgcgcaccaccagcagcagcgacaccACCAGCATGTCGTCGCCGTTCACAGCTTCGATCCTTATCTGACCGTCGGCGGGGCGGACGAGGAGCACACGTCGGGCACCTCGTCCTTTGACAATCCCGCCACCAAAAAGAAGCCGCCCAAGCTGAGGCCCATCCACCGATCCCTGTCCATGGCCATCGATAATTATGCACCGTCTTCCGGGGATCTCGACATGGATTTGGACATGGAAATGGGCATGGAGATGGGCATGGACATGGACCTGGACATGGAGATGGACCTGGAGGGCGAGGGCATCATCATCAGTGAGAAGCCGCTGATCCACCGCTCGGCCTCGCCCCTGCCCCATCCCCGATCCGGAGCCCTACCCCCGCAGACCCTAGCAATCCcagcacaacagcaacagcaacatattATATCCCATCCCAGCCAgcgtggcggtggtggtggcaccGGCAGTGGTGCCGTTTCCCCAGCCCTTTCTGCCCGCCAGCAACACCATCACCtcctccaacaacaacaacaacaacaccaccagcaacaacaccaacaacaacagcaacatcagttGCACTTGCACACTTTTCAACAACTTGCCGCACAGGCAGCTGCTGCACGGCATCAGACAACCCACCAGCAGCATTCACTATCGCACCGCCAACATCCGCAACAACATACGCATCCACATCAACAGCTTcaacatccgcatccgcatcagcatGCGCACTCGAAGAGCTCACCAACCTCACACGCGGTTAGCCCGGTGCTGGGCCAGCAGCACCGCCAGCAGCCGGACATTTACctggtcagcagcagcagcagcctggGCGATGGTGTCGGTGTGGGCAGcttgggcgtgggcgtgggcatgggTATGGGGCGATCGTTGGGCGGGAGCACATCGCCCATTCAGTTCATCGACGTGGACGATATGCCCAATCCGACGGTGGCCCCGCATCAGCGCCCAATGCATCCGCTGAAGAAGAACCTGTTCCGGCGATCCGACACCATTGACGTCCATCCGTCTACCAATTTTCAGATGAAGAAAACGCATTCCTTCCACGCGCAACAGGATCCCGCCGCCCTGGACCAAATCCAGCTGGCCGTAGCTGCCGGCTCCGCGACCTCCAGTCGTCGCACCAGTTCGGTGAGGGGCAACTTCCTAATGCCCGGTCCGCCGGCCGGTGCCAAAGAGATATCCCGCTCACCGTCGCCCAGCCGACGGGGCTGTCGCTCGCACCGATCGTTCAACGATCCGGGTCGGAGGCCCAGTGTGAAGCCGGACTCGGTGGTGGAATCGCAGATCCGACATCCCTCGCTGAACGATGACCTCATGGAGCCGATGAACGGACGGAACCTCTTTGCGGCACCCACCAATCTGTCGCTGGAGAATGAGCTGTTCGTGGACACGCGTTCGCGCAGCAACAGTCACACCAAGATGGAGGAGCTCGGCCTTGCGGAGATCACCGCCGCTGCCGTGGCCGTGCAGCGCTTGCGCAAGAGCTCCGGAGCGGGATCCTTTGAGGATGCAGCCGCCGGTCACAGTGCCACCCACCCGCCTTCAGCAGCAAATAGCATCAAGCAGAAGCGGGACtcacaccacccacacacccgcCAAGTTAGCACGCACAGTTTGGAGCTAGACGGACGACCATCGACCtctgcggcagcggcagccgcagccgcagcagcgggCGGACATGGATTGCAGCTCCACAGCGCGGCGGCCGCGGCCAGTGCAGCGTACCACTTCAAGCGGGGCGCCCAGCACGGGCGGTCGCTCTACCTTTCGCCCAGCAACCTGGAAGAGCTAGCCGTCCACCGGCCAGGTGttctggcagcagcagcggcttTCCAGGGCACCAACGCCAGTGCCAGTGTGAAGCAGGCCAAGGCCCTGCACAGCGCCAGCGTTCGACTCCGTAGCTATCGGGAGACACTGAGCGCGTCCAAGAAGTCCAAGAGCTTCATCGGAGACGCGAGTGCTGGCAGCGGTCCGCAGGCGGGCGACGACTTCGAGCTGAGCTCGCCCCACCGACGCAACAGTCGCCCGCTATCCACAGTTGTGCCTGGGTCCAGCATCGAGGAAATCAAGAGGAGTCCTCGACCCATTTCCGCTtcggcggcagcggctgcCTTCCTGGAGGAGAAGCGACCCAGCTTCGAGAGGAAATCCTCGCTCACGTACGACCACGAGCTGAGCGATGCCGCATTTGCGGCCCAGGTGCTGAGGCCCTTTCACCACAAACTGGCTGCCGGACGGAAGGGGTCAGTGACCGGAGGCTCCCACAAACTGAAGAAGAAGTCGCTGAGCGATGACACCGACGAGGATGAGGCGGCGGATCGCAAGCGCAAGCGGATCGTCTGCATTGTCCTGTCCACGGTCCTGTTGTGCCTGGTGTGCGCCAGCGTTTTTGTGCTGACCATCACGCTGACCTCCAGCTCCGGCCAGGGCGGAAAGAAGGCGCATTCGTTCAGCAGGGACACGCCCGTCCACTGGACGGGCATGCGGCCCTCATGA
- the LOC122626791 gene encoding mitotic spindle assembly checkpoint protein MAD1: MDDIRSSIDDMMDRFNDSITHSAPKKLLFNRLSASFDLGASPKKRRLERESPDRSLNASASSLNSSANDPLGSLHNSKLRAELIETKATVIQLRNEIEHKSREHRKAMMLAENKSTALKEQCDITSKKYLEMQDEMKALRKRELAFKDEASRATTELTQLKLKYDESMIKLQREKYLQEEDARDVQLCINNELTEYRRIAQRADLELQSTRNELERLRRRHEEFKVRVSGFEELRANHEKQTQSLKVANDRIQELEFEIQSYSDWKEVTKTSQERLASVPDLLAEVERLRSHNKHLNTLIGDKLLLEEQVHDYRTRLDRDEGARAEAASLQVKLVHVEQELKEWIKVAQDHCLANTLVSPMALRSRIEQLLKEDIIHVAEKTSSASDTKHLQTTVRDLEQKCSIYLKNIEDLNIGLKRHKNFKERLQRKLITVSKERDFYKQLVENFDKDMTISNASVADMTQDMQVRYRMEVLERTVTGYKDMCATLEREIQAMRQQELLAEPAGEGYDSVKKELDTLRLENDRLRRRKEELELEMMHRCLRGDFNMKDFKVVHFNENPAAEAYESSKNMMEKLQAEIERLKRRNKKLEDDQEQRLNETTSTGGMTLNFKEFNQLRADLESANGKMRKMKDCFKAAREEFRDVCYMLLGYRIDRIGANSNYRISSMFAEGPDDYLDISLNESNCLALLESPYSHTFNPPIDQQLAASNFPAFFSALTLELFQRATVTMT, from the exons ATGGACGACATACGCAGCAGCATAGATGATATGATGGACCGCTTTAACGACAGTATAACCCACTCGGCACCTAAGAAGCTACTCTTTAACCGGCTTTCAGCATCATTTGATCTAGGGGCTT CACCCAAAAAGCGCCGCTTAGAGCGGGAATCACCAGACCGAAGTCTAAACGCCAGCGCCTCTTCCCTTAATAGTTCCGCCAACGATCCTTTGGGTTCCTTGCACAACAGCAAACTGCGGGCCGAGCTGATCGAAACCAAGGCCACAGTAATCCAACTACGGAACGAAATCGAACATAAGAGCCGGGAACACAGAAAGGCCATGATGTTGGCTGAGAACAAGAGTACGGCTTTAAAGGAGCAGTGCGATATAACCAGCAAGAAGTATTTGGAGATGCAGGACGAAATGAAGGCGCTACGGAAACGAGAGCTGGCCTTCAAGGATGAGGCCAGTCGGGCCACCACCGAGTTGACCCAACTTAAGCTGAAGTACGATGAGTCCATGATCAAGTTGCAGAGGGAAAAGTACCTGCAGGAGGAGGATGCCCGCGATGTCCAGCTGTGCATCAACAACGAACTGACCGAATATCGCCGGATTGCCCAGCGGGCCGATCTCGAGCTGCAGTCTACACGCAACGAACTGGAACGTTTACGTCGACGTCATGAAGAATTTAAGGTTAGGGTTTCCGGATTCGAGGAGCTACGCGCCAACCACGAGAAGCAAACACAAAGTTTAAAGGTGGCGAACGATCGCATCCAGGAGCTGGAGTTCGAAATTCAGTCATATAGCGACTGGAAGGAGGTGACTAAGACCTCACAGGAGCGTCTAGCAAGCGTTCCAGATTTGCTTGCTGAGGTGGAGCGCCTGCGCAGCCACAACAAGCATTTAAATACTTTGATAGGTGATAAATTGCTTCTGGAAGAACAGGTCCACGACTACAGAACGCGACTGGATCGGGACGAAGGTGCTCGGGCGGAAGCAGCTTCCCTGCAGGTGAAACTGGTTCATGTGGAGCAAGAACTCAAGGAATGGATCAAGGTGGCCCAGGATCACTGTTTGGCCAACACTCTGGTCAGCCCAATGGCGCTACGCTCACGCATTGAGCAATTACTAAAAGAAGACATCATTCACGTGGCAGAGAAGACTTCGTCGGCTTCGGATACTAAGCATTTGCAG ACCACAGTTCGAGATCTAGAACAGAAGTGCTCCATTTACTTAAAGAACATCGAGGATCTCAATATCGGCCTGAAACGTCACAAGAACTTCAAAGAGCGGCTGCAACGCAAATTGATCACCGTGTCCAAGGAGCGCGACTTCTACAAACAACTGGTGGAAAACTTCGACAAGGACATGACCATAAGCAATGCCAGTGTGGCTGACATGACGCAGGACATGCAGGTGCGGTACCGAATGGAGGTGCTTGAACGCACCGTAACCGGATACAAAGACATGTGTGCCACTTTGGAGCGCGAGATTCAAGCCATGCGGCAGCAAGAACTACTGGCTGAACCAGCCGGAGAGGGCTACGATAGCGTGAAAAAGGAACTGGATACGTTGCGGCTGGAAAACGATCGGTTGCGTCGGCGCAAAgaggaactggagctggagatgatGCACCGTTGCCTGCGGGGCGACTTCAACATGAAGGACTTCAAGGTGGTACATTTCAACGAAAACCCCGCAGCCGAAGCCTATGAGTCCAGCAAGAACATGATGGAAAAGCTGCAGGCGGAAATTGAGCGACTAAAGCGGCGCAACAAGAAATTGGAGGATGATCAGGAGCAGAGGCTTAATGAAACCACCAGCACGGGCGGCATGACACTGAACTTTAAGGAGTTCAATCAGCTACGTGCAGACTTAGAGTCCGCCAATGGCAAAATGCGAAAGATGAAGGATTGCTTTAAGGCGGCTCGAGAGGAATTCCGCGACGTGTGCTACATGCTATTGGGCTACAGGATCGATCGCATTGGAGCCAATAGCAACTATCG cATCTCAAGCATGTTTGCAGAGGGACCGGATGACTATCTGGACATCAGTCTTAACGAATCGAACTGTTTGGCGCTGCTGGAGTCGCCATATTCCCATACATTCAATCCGCCTATTGATCAGCAGCTGGCAGCCAGTAACTTTCCCGCGTTCTTTTCCGCCCTTACCCTAGAACTTTTCCAAAGGGCCACTGTCACGATGACCTAG
- the LOC122626070 gene encoding SAP30-binding protein encodes MAALASLTAQYTDSENEGDASPDSQNSTASQVIIPPKRPTPTPTKQDEETKRSKEKKKKRAKKVRRLVSYQDDTLISDEDEDRAAASSSEEESSSGEESNSSNSQSGDSLKAKDKSSAGSGSKDGDTPMEVDEESAGFPIEERTAESYEKDPKYAKYKFQLPPEPKGKPSAELVAKITKMYTKMNQTNMDMNRVIQDRKEFRNPSIYDKLISFCDINEFGTNYPPEIYDPLQWGEESYYESLAAVQKTEMVKRQKDRKDMDKVEQATALARKVEEEAKKRKSKWDQPAPSSTVGKPTLPALTTTVTGTKGTVISAFGSLPKKPAV; translated from the exons ATGGCTGCCCTGGCCAGCTTGACCGCCCAGTACACGGATTCCGAGAATGAGGGAGATGCTAGTCCGGATTCCCAAAACTCCACCGCGTCCCAG GTGATCATACCACCCAAGAGACCCACGCCGACGCCCACCAAACAGGATGAGGAAACCAAACGATCCAaggagaagaaaaagaagcgtGCCAAGAAAGTGCGACGGCTAGTGAGTTACCAGGATGACACCTTGATTtccgacgaggacgaggaccgCGCTGCAGCGTCCTCCAGCGAAGAGGAGTCCAGCAGTGGCGAGGAGAGCAACAGTTCCAATTCCCAGAGCGGAGACAGTCTCAAAGCCAAGGATAAAAGCAGTGCTGGTAGTGGTTCCAAGGACGGAGACACCCCCATGGAGGTGGACGAGGAATCTGCGGGGTTCCCGATCGAAGAACGCACGGCTGAGAGCTACGAGAAGGATCCCAAGTACGCCAAGTACAAGTTTCAGCTGCCACCCGAACCAAAGGGGAAACCGTCCGCAGAATTAGTGGCCAAGATCACTAAGATGTACACAAAGATGAACCAGACAAATATGGATATGAATCGCGTCATACAGGATCGAAAGGAGTTTCGCAATCCCAGCATCTATGACAAACTAATAAGCTTTTGCGACATTAACGAATTCGGAACCAACTATCCGCCCGAGATCTATGATCCTTTGCAGTGGGGCGAGGAATCCTACTACGAGTCCTTGGCGGCGGTTCAGAAAACGGAGATGGTGAAACGGCAGAAGGATCGCAAGGACATGGACAAGGTGGAGCAGGCCACTGCGTTGGCCAGGaaagtggaggaggaggccaaaAAGCG GAAATCCAAGTGGGATCAGCCGGCACCTTCTTCAACAGTTGGTAAGCCCACTCTTCCGGCTCTAACCACTACGGTTACGGGCACCAAGGGCACCGTCATCTCTGCCTTTGGGTCGCTGCCAAAGAAGCCAGCCGTTTAG